A genomic stretch from Schistosoma haematobium chromosome 2, whole genome shotgun sequence includes:
- a CDS encoding hypothetical protein (EggNog:ENOG410W32A~COG:S) → MNRYAGHAQSGSSSHHPHQRYPSGPTGDVDPSIPVSQANGPLRPTNETKRGGHGDWSRGCAGWRQRSYSGSEQSDVFYYNHSNHRGRGNGHPSNEVDGNTGRGRGRGRGSGRQGLTHREPVGGQSQTSGSNACRPASCLVDTPGGQLVQQTKNGRIYSKSFCSDPPPGFDLPIHDKPTSESSSSITCQKEDVFIDNNDSMPIHHCHLVDDDSSKNSTQMNSKQSIIHPCNWYYIDLFTCTQGPFTNQQMSTWLAGGYLPLALKIRRDCDECFLSLADHMNLAGRIPFWTGYNQPPITHANLPSLSVLNNNNSSNQVLTHSTIITNQISSSTPPGITNRKTDCVTSLQQSTLPTFDEDTTQLQNKVDVSVYDGDKTQVTIDNDSISLNMSTLSSNTISSPVTDYSESQTINNSSSFNGINDKALLDLYNEAKNIALHTSKIEAERLILANKLAEINSTTAKLLSNLRPTQLCSTLTQSLIRTTNAVQTELARILEPCISDDNKNTTLTTTFSNTIDDGHPDDGNDDDNNNIKTDNDVSSPILNDYSNSINVVSSTKFSTLSSLGIELTESLSTLTTFDNLHHNEIHSTNDKQIFIDRKLNTNDVDIDNELPLDSTMNNHERNHTSQHTNNDAYVGNNNVVVDDDNDNDKKYQQLESIENPIPEREITVPLTLNSNNHEQETSTATKKSRRKNKKANKKLTPDEVRQLAWESEFNRRKAAALEQSLAEEARLKKLAEEEAIAIAAEKALAVQEKNRLLVEQRKREISRLKADSELAQLKLPESARWAAAATSNTNITNRTTPIDLRSIQASQAAEEAKRKYHDALISEQVAVLIAAEAASPSTKTPLSWSQIAKSDTTSLTPINPCISKNDKTTERSKCTVAISSSSNNNGPIQKSISYSSNSNNTSSLTQLDYLKITSSSKISLNNNITSAATSTSVSCTPKVNNTIVKSVTTTTTTTTANIPSIWDLPVTNNLDNTNNTTGKKSNSKKKKKNREVSLFPAKEELAHWCESQLSSIPLSGVDLPTLVDLLCELQATDEILEFIENSLGRSKRISQFSKDFLQKRSFLHQ, encoded by the exons ATGAACCGTTACGCCGGGCATGCACAATCGGGTAGTTCTTCACACCATCCTCATCAGAGATATCCAAGTGGACCAACTGGGGACGTCGATCCTTCAATTCCCGTTTCCCAAGCAAATGGTCCCTTGCGTCCCACTAATGAAACAAAAAGAGGAGGGCATGGTGATTGGTCTCGAGGATGTGCTGGTTGGCGTCAACGTTCTTACAGTGGTAGTGAGCAATCTGATGTCTTCTAT TATAACCACTCCAATCACCGAGGTCGTGGTAATGGGCATCCATCCAATGAAGTTGATGGAAATACGGGACGTGGACGTGGTCGAGGGCGTGGTTCAGGTCGTCAAGGTTTGACACATCGAGAACCTGTTGGTGGTCAGTCACAAACTTCAGGCAGTAATGCTTGTCGACCTGCCAGTTGTTTAGTTGATACTCCTGGAGGGCAATTAGTT CAACAAACCAAAAATGGGAGGATTTACTCCAAATCGTTTTGTAGTGACCCACCTCCTGGTTTCGACTTACCAATTCATGATAAGCCTACTAGTGAGTCGTCATCTTCAATAACTTGTCAAAAAGAAGAcgtttttattgataataatgattcaATGCCTATTCATCATTGTCATCTTGTGGATGATGATTCTTCGAAGAATTCTACACAAATGAATTCTAAACAATCTATTATACATCCTTGTAATTGGTATTACATTGATCTATTTACATGTACTCAAGGTCCATTTACAAATCAACAAATGAGTACATGGCTTGCTGGTGGTTATTTACCATTAGCTTTAAAAATACGTCGTGATTGTGATGAATGTTTTCTTAGTTTAG CTGATCATATGAATTTAGCTGGACGCATTCCATTTTGGACTGGCTACAATCAACCACCTATTACACATGCGAATTTACCATCACTTTctgtattaaacaataataatagtagtaatcaGGTATTAACACACTCAACTATTATCACCAACCAAATATCCTCCTCAACTCCACCAGGTATTACAAATCGTAAAACAGATTGCGTAACTTCACTTCAACAATCCACACTACCAACATTTGATGAAGATACAACTCAG CTTCAAAACAAAGTAGACGTTAGTGTTTATGATGGTGATAAAACTCAGGTAACAATCGATAATGATTCAATATCATTGAATATGTCAACACTATCATCAAACACTATATCATCTCCTGTAACTGATTATTCAGAAtcacaaacaatcaataattcatCTTCATTTAATGGCATCAATGATAAAGCATTATTAGATTTATATAATGAAGCTAAAAATATTGCATTACATACATCTAAAATTGAAGCAGAACGTTTAATATTAGCAAATAAATTAGCTGAAATTAATAGTACTACAGCTAAATTATTATCCAATTTACGTCCAACCCAATTATGTTCTACATTAACTCAATCATTAATTCGAACAACAAATGCTGTACAAACTGAATTAGCACGTATCCTAGAACCATGTATTagtgatgataataaaaatactaCTCTTACTACTACCTTCTCCAATACTATTGACGATGGTCATCCCGATGatggtaatgatgatgataataataatatcaaaactGATAATGACGTTAGTTCACCCATTCTCAATGATTATAGTAATAgcataaatgttgtttcatcGACAAAATTCTCAACATTATCATCTTTAGGAATAGAACTTACTGAATCATTATCTACACTAACAACATTTGATAATCTTCATCataatgaaattcattcaacgAATGATAAACAAATTTTTATAGATAGAAAATTAAATACAAATGATGTAGATATTGATAATGAGCTTCCTTTAGattcaacaatgaacaatcatgAACGCAATCATACTAGTCAGCATACGAATAATGATGCATATGTTGGTAACAAcaatgttgttgttgatgatgacaatgataatgataaaaagtATCAACAACTTGAATCAATAGAAAATCCAATTCCTGAACGTGAAATTACCGTACCATTGACtttaaatagtaataatcatgaaCAAGAAACATCAACAGCTACGAAGAAATCTAGACGTAAAAATAAGAAAGCTAATAAAAA ATTAACACCAGACGAAGTACGTCAATTAGCTTGGGAGTCAGAATTCAATCGTCGTAAAGCTGCCGCATTAGAACAATCATTAGCTGAAGAAGCAAGACTAAAGAAATTGGCCGAAGAAGAGGCAATTGCTATAGCTGCAGAAAAAGCTTTAGCTGTACAAGAGAAAAATCGCCTTCTTGTTGAACAGCGTAAACGTGAAATATCGCGTCTGAAAGCAGATAGTGAATTGGCTCAGTTAAAGTTGCCTGAATCCGCACGATGGGCGGCGGCTGCTACTAGTAATACAAATATCACAAACAGGACTACTCCAATAGATTTACGTTCTATTCAAGCTTCTCAAGCCGCTGAAGAG GCTAAAAGAAAATATCATGATGCATTAATATCTGAACAAGTTGCTGTGTTGATAGCAGCTGAAGCAGCTTCTCCATCAACAAAAACTCCACTTTCATGGTCTCAAATCGCTAAATCGGATACGACATCTTTAACACCTATAAATCCATGTATATCAAAGAATGATAAAACAACTGAACGTTCTAAATGT actgttgctatatcatctagtagtaataataatggtccAATACAGAAATCCATTAGTTATTCAtcgaatagtaataatacttcATCTTTAACACaattagattatttaaaaaTCACTTCATCATCAAAAATATCCTTAAATAACAATATAACTTCTGCTGCTACTTCTACATCTGTTTCATGTACACCGAAAGTGAATAATACAATTGTTAAGTCAGtgactacaacaacaacaacaacaacagcaaataTACCTTCAATATGGGATCTACCTGTAACAAATAATCTAGATAATACTAACAATACAACTGGGAAAAAAAGCaattcaaaaaagaaaaaa AAAAATCGTGAAGTTTCTTTATTTCCTGCTAAAGAAGAACTTGCCCATTGGTGTGAATCTCAACTGTCTTCCATTCCTTTGTCTGGAGTTGATTTGCCTACTTTAGTCGATTTATTATGTGAACTACAAGCTACAGATGAA
- a CDS encoding hypothetical protein (EggNog:ENOG410W32A~COG:S), with translation MNLAGRIPFWTGYNQPPITHANLPSLSVLNNNNSSNQVLTHSTIITNQISSSTPPGITNRKTDCVTSLQQSTLPTFDEDTTQLQNKVDVSVYDGDKTQVTIDNDSISLNMSTLSSNTISSPVTDYSESQTINNSSSFNGINDKALLDLYNEAKNIALHTSKIEAERLILANKLAEINSTTAKLLSNLRPTQLCSTLTQSLIRTTNAVQTELARILEPCISDDNKNTTLTTTFSNTIDDGHPDDGNDDDNNNIKTDNDVSSPILNDYSNSINVVSSTKFSTLSSLGIELTESLSTLTTFDNLHHNEIHSTNDKQIFIDRKLNTNDVDIDNELPLDSTMNNHERNHTSQHTNNDAYVGNNNVVVDDDNDNDKKYQQLESIENPIPEREITVPLTLNSNNHEQETSTATKKSRRKNKKANKKLTPDEVRQLAWESEFNRRKAAALEQSLAEEARLKKLAEEEAIAIAAEKALAVQEKNRLLVEQRKREISRLKADSELAQLKLPESARWAAAATSNTNITNRTTPIDLRSIQASQAAEEAKRKYHDALISEQVAVLIAAEAASPSTKTPLSWSQIAKSDTTSLTPINPCISKNDKTTERSKCTVAISSSSNNNGPIQKSISYSSNSNNTSSLTQLDYLKITSSSKISLNNNITSAATSTSVSCTPKVNNTIVKSVTTTTTTTTANIPSIWDLPVTNNLDNTNNTTGKKSNSKKKKKNREVSLFPAKEELAHWCESQLSSIPLSGVDLPTLVDLLCELQATDEILEFIENSLGRSKRISQFSKDFLQKRSFLHQ, from the exons ATGAATTTAGCTGGACGCATTCCATTTTGGACTGGCTACAATCAACCACCTATTACACATGCGAATTTACCATCACTTTctgtattaaacaataataatagtagtaatcaGGTATTAACACACTCAACTATTATCACCAACCAAATATCCTCCTCAACTCCACCAGGTATTACAAATCGTAAAACAGATTGCGTAACTTCACTTCAACAATCCACACTACCAACATTTGATGAAGATACAACTCAG CTTCAAAACAAAGTAGACGTTAGTGTTTATGATGGTGATAAAACTCAGGTAACAATCGATAATGATTCAATATCATTGAATATGTCAACACTATCATCAAACACTATATCATCTCCTGTAACTGATTATTCAGAAtcacaaacaatcaataattcatCTTCATTTAATGGCATCAATGATAAAGCATTATTAGATTTATATAATGAAGCTAAAAATATTGCATTACATACATCTAAAATTGAAGCAGAACGTTTAATATTAGCAAATAAATTAGCTGAAATTAATAGTACTACAGCTAAATTATTATCCAATTTACGTCCAACCCAATTATGTTCTACATTAACTCAATCATTAATTCGAACAACAAATGCTGTACAAACTGAATTAGCACGTATCCTAGAACCATGTATTagtgatgataataaaaatactaCTCTTACTACTACCTTCTCCAATACTATTGACGATGGTCATCCCGATGatggtaatgatgatgataataataatatcaaaactGATAATGACGTTAGTTCACCCATTCTCAATGATTATAGTAATAgcataaatgttgtttcatcGACAAAATTCTCAACATTATCATCTTTAGGAATAGAACTTACTGAATCATTATCTACACTAACAACATTTGATAATCTTCATCataatgaaattcattcaacgAATGATAAACAAATTTTTATAGATAGAAAATTAAATACAAATGATGTAGATATTGATAATGAGCTTCCTTTAGattcaacaatgaacaatcatgAACGCAATCATACTAGTCAGCATACGAATAATGATGCATATGTTGGTAACAAcaatgttgttgttgatgatgacaatgataatgataaaaagtATCAACAACTTGAATCAATAGAAAATCCAATTCCTGAACGTGAAATTACCGTACCATTGACtttaaatagtaataatcatgaaCAAGAAACATCAACAGCTACGAAGAAATCTAGACGTAAAAATAAGAAAGCTAATAAAAA ATTAACACCAGACGAAGTACGTCAATTAGCTTGGGAGTCAGAATTCAATCGTCGTAAAGCTGCCGCATTAGAACAATCATTAGCTGAAGAAGCAAGACTAAAGAAATTGGCCGAAGAAGAGGCAATTGCTATAGCTGCAGAAAAAGCTTTAGCTGTACAAGAGAAAAATCGCCTTCTTGTTGAACAGCGTAAACGTGAAATATCGCGTCTGAAAGCAGATAGTGAATTGGCTCAGTTAAAGTTGCCTGAATCCGCACGATGGGCGGCGGCTGCTACTAGTAATACAAATATCACAAACAGGACTACTCCAATAGATTTACGTTCTATTCAAGCTTCTCAAGCCGCTGAAGAG GCTAAAAGAAAATATCATGATGCATTAATATCTGAACAAGTTGCTGTGTTGATAGCAGCTGAAGCAGCTTCTCCATCAACAAAAACTCCACTTTCATGGTCTCAAATCGCTAAATCGGATACGACATCTTTAACACCTATAAATCCATGTATATCAAAGAATGATAAAACAACTGAACGTTCTAAATGT actgttgctatatcatctagtagtaataataatggtccAATACAGAAATCCATTAGTTATTCAtcgaatagtaataatacttcATCTTTAACACaattagattatttaaaaaTCACTTCATCATCAAAAATATCCTTAAATAACAATATAACTTCTGCTGCTACTTCTACATCTGTTTCATGTACACCGAAAGTGAATAATACAATTGTTAAGTCAGtgactacaacaacaacaacaacaacagcaaataTACCTTCAATATGGGATCTACCTGTAACAAATAATCTAGATAATACTAACAATACAACTGGGAAAAAAAGCaattcaaaaaagaaaaaa AAAAATCGTGAAGTTTCTTTATTTCCTGCTAAAGAAGAACTTGCCCATTGGTGTGAATCTCAACTGTCTTCCATTCCTTTGTCTGGAGTTGATTTGCCTACTTTAGTCGATTTATTATGTGAACTACAAGCTACAGATGAA